The genomic stretch CACCATTCCCATGAACGGGGGAAGGTTGCGCATGGCGCGCAGCCGCTGCCTCCACGTGGGCTGTCCCTCCGTGGGCGAGCGGCGCTGCTGTCCGACGTGTGATCTAGCCTGTGCCATGAAGCCGGGTTCAGGGTGCGCGGATGAACGGTGAACATACCATGGGCGGGCGGGAGGGGAAGAGAGGAAGTGCGTGAGTGCGGGGTGCGTGAGTGCGTTAGTGCGAAAAGATGCGAGAGTACGAGGCGGAGGATGATTGTGCGTGCGCGGGAAGTGGCAACGCGGATGGGGATGGAAGGGCGGACCAGGCAGCAGCGCCGGGGATCCGGCGGGTTCATCCGCGGGGCCTTCCTGGCCCTTCTCCGTCGTTCGCACTCACGCACTCACGCACCCCGCACTCACGCACTGCTTTTGTAGGCCCTTTCCCTACATACAGACCCCGGCGCGCCCCTTACATTCCCGCCAAACAGGGCGGGGTGCGCCCCGCGCCGGCATGCCCGGCGCGGATACTGGCGCGCGCCGGAGGGGCGGCGTATTATGGCGCCCGGTCCGGGCCGCCGCCCTGTGCACGGCTCGCGCGCGCCCGCGCGCCCCGGCTCGCTGGACCCTTGCAGAACGCCGAACACCCACAGCCGATGAAGTCAGTTCTGACCGCCGCCGGGTCCCTCCGCCGGCTGCGCCCCGGACGGGCGCTGCGCAGCGGCCTGCCCGCGCTGCTCCCCGTGCTCCTCCTGCTGGCCTCGGCCTGCGGCGACGACCACCTGACGCGCTTTCCGCAGACGACGTTTGCCCCCGCCACCGAAATGGCGTCGGAGCAGATGTGGCTCTTCCACCTCACCATGTGGATGGGCATCGTCGTCGGCCTGCTGACGTTCGGCCTGATGGGCTGGATCCTGTGGAAGTTCCGCTACCGCCCCGGCGGCCCCGAGGCGCAGCAGTTCCACGGCAACACCACGCTCGAAATCGCGTGGACGCTGCTCCCCGCCCTGATCGTGGCGGTCATCGCGGTGTTCACCGTGCGCGCCATCTTCATCACGCAGCCCGAACCGCCGGCCAACGCGCTCAACGTGCGGGTCATCGGCAAGCAGTGGTGGTGGGAGTTCCAGTACGCGGTGGGCCGCGACACCATCATCACCGCCAACGAAATCCACGTTCCCGTGGGCCAGCCGGTACAGCTGCTGCTGGAAAGCGACAACGTGCTGCACTCCTTCTGGGTGCCGCAGATGGCGGGCAAGCGCGACCTGATCACCAACCGCGTCAACCGCCTCGTCTTCACCCCGCGCGAGCCGGGGGTGTACATGGGCCAGTGCGCCGAGTTCTGCGGCGACAGCCACGCGCTCATGAAGATGCGCCTGATCGCTCACACCCCCGACGGCTTCCGGCAGTGGCTGGAAAACGAGGCCCGTCCCGCGGTGGAGCCCACCGACAGCGCCTCGGCCGTGGCGGTGGGCAAGAAGCTGGTGACGCAGGGCGTGTGCGCCGGCTGCCACGTCATCAAGGGCACGCCCATGGTGGGGCGCACCGGCCCGGTGCTCACGCACTTCGGGCGGCGCCGCACGCTGGCCGCGGGAATCATGGAGAACAACGCGGCCAACCTGCACAGCTGGATCCGGAACGCGCCGGCCGTGAAGCCGGGTTCCAAGATGCCGCAGCTCGGGGGCGACGTTCAGAACGCGCTTTCCGACGAACAGATCTCGTACATCGTGGCCTACCTGCAGTCTCTGCAGTAGGCGCGGCACTCCGGCAGCTACGCCCGCCCCCGCCCGGCGGGGGCGCGCTTCCGTGATCAGGCGACCGGGCCAGTCCGGCGCCCCGAACCCGATGGAGTAGGAATGGCATCAACCGCTACGGTGGCGGCTCCGCACAGCCTGGCCGCCGCCCACCCCGAGCCGCGGGGGCTGTGGAGCTGGATCACCACGGTCGACCACAAGCGCATCGGCATTCTGTACGGCGCCACGGCGTTCTTCTTCTTCCTGGTCGGCGGCCTCGAGGCGCTGCTGATCCGGGTGCAGCTGGCCGTGCCCAACAACAACTTCGTCAGCGCCGACCTGTACAACCAG from Longimicrobium terrae encodes the following:
- the coxB gene encoding cytochrome c oxidase subunit II → MKSVLTAAGSLRRLRPGRALRSGLPALLPVLLLLASACGDDHLTRFPQTTFAPATEMASEQMWLFHLTMWMGIVVGLLTFGLMGWILWKFRYRPGGPEAQQFHGNTTLEIAWTLLPALIVAVIAVFTVRAIFITQPEPPANALNVRVIGKQWWWEFQYAVGRDTIITANEIHVPVGQPVQLLLESDNVLHSFWVPQMAGKRDLITNRVNRLVFTPREPGVYMGQCAEFCGDSHALMKMRLIAHTPDGFRQWLENEARPAVEPTDSASAVAVGKKLVTQGVCAGCHVIKGTPMVGRTGPVLTHFGRRRTLAAGIMENNAANLHSWIRNAPAVKPGSKMPQLGGDVQNALSDEQISYIVAYLQSLQ